In Fragaria vesca subsp. vesca unplaced genomic scaffold, FraVesHawaii_1.0 scf0513160_u, whole genome shotgun sequence, a single window of DNA contains:
- the LOC101308150 gene encoding uncharacterized protein LOC101308150, with protein MAVRLTPVLVPASAQFKQFALVSRKTQFRVSTAATMATGGPQSSSKVIDSHLHVWASPQEAADKYPYFPGQEPTLPGDVDLLLKSMEEAGVDGALIVQPINHKFDHSLVTSVLKKYPSKFVGCCLANPAEDGTGVKELENLILKDNYRAVRFNPYLWPSGQKMTNEVGKAMFSKAGELGAPVGFMCMKGLGLHISEIEELCTEFPSTVVLLDHLAFCKPPINDEENQAFSALLKLSRFPQVYVKLSALFRVSRKPFPYDDIAHTLSQVVSSFGANRVMWGSDFPFVVAECGYKGAKEAVSLIASQIPLSSSELDWIMGRTISQLFQNQWLS; from the exons ATGGCAGTGAGGCTAACACCTGTTCTGGTTCCAGCTTCAGCTCAGTTTAAACAGTTTGCCTTGGTTTCAAGGAAAACCCAGTTCAGGGTCTCTACTGCTGCAACAATGGCTACAGGTGGACCCCAGAGTAGTAGTAAAGTCATTGACTCACATCTCCATGTTTGGGCTTCTCCTCAGGAG GCTGCTGATAAATATCCTTACTTTCCTGGGCAAGAACCCACTTTGCCTGGAGATGTTGATTTATTGCTCAAG TCTATGGAAGAAGCAGGTGTTGACGGTGCACTTATTGTGCAGCCTATCAATCACAAATTCGATCATTCTTTGGTGACAAG TGTGTTGAAGAAGTATCCATCTAAATTTGTTGGTTGTTGCCTTGCAAATCCAGCTGAAGATGGAACTGGAGTTAAGGAGcttgaaaatctcattttaAAG GATAACTATCGTGCTGTTCGCTTCAATCCATATTTATGGCCTTCAGGTCAAAAG ATGACCAACGAAGTGGGAAAGGCAATGTTTTCTAAGGCAGGAGAACTTGGAGCACCAGTTGGTTTTATGTGTATGAAG GGACTCGGTCTGCATATATCCGAAATTGAGGAGCTGTGCACAGAGTTTCCATCAACAGTTGTATTGCTCGATCATTTGGCCTTCTGTAAACCACCAAT AAATGATGAGGAAAATCAGGCTTTCTCTGCACTCTTAAAGCTATCCAGATTTCCACAG GTCTATGTAAAATTAAGTGCCCTTTTCAGGGTGTCAAGAAAGCCATTTCCGTATGACGATATAGCTCATACACTGTCCCAAGTTGTGTCAAGTTTTGGTGCCAACCGTGTCATGTGGGGCAG TGATTTTCCATTTGTTGTTGCCGAGTGTGGTTATAAAGGAGCCAAAGAAGCCGTTTCTCTGATTGCCAGTCAAATACCTCTATCATCTTCAGAGCTGGACTGGATCATGGGAAGAACAATCTCACAACTCTTTCAGAATCAGTGGCTTTCATAA
- the LOC101308737 gene encoding uncharacterized protein LOC101308737, translating into MADGKLDLPDDLLSSKPSDQSWSSKAAPDNSIPLSPQWLYAKPIESKLEMRGPTSLGNSTDSNQKEGWRLEGSEDKKDWRRPATESENSRRWREEERETSLLGGRRDRRKTERRADNIPLREATDSKALPTTDRWNDGRGDVRRDSKWSSRWGPDDKEKEPRTEKRTDMEKDDAHSNNESQSLGANNRSAAERESDSRDKWRPRHRMEVHTGGSATYRAAPGFGIERGRVEGSNLGFTLGRGRSSGVGRSTGTIGSALSGKSESVPGKPRLSSDGFCYPRGKLLDVYRQRKPELSFDTMPDEMEESPPLTHVDFVEPLAFHAPDADEEAILSDIWKGKITSSGVVYNSFRKGRSTEIITGVGDSEAADGVLGNLPSTVTQETSTFEEAANADDYGTSWNYGSQRNAINEKDVGHKESDNRATEGKDLDGMSLSIPKSNGIYGDVETDGSYDSANQLNVSGSRKIGDSAFSNQPVPDDIEFANYCEMKSKLTDISNTLYGLASSEQNENINLRVKELETDVHLEGLCYYYLDPQGVTQGPYQGFDIISWFEQGFFGTDLLVRLEDAPEGTPFRELGEFMPHLKSWDGNGTIIGPSSNLEESGGLGGSMESSLPFSAAVSDSNYTFLGNDHQRPLRELDSLSAQHIQPRISEPEARLQLHSRGQSFNDFAEPVEDTVYPGIHGTAAYSTARSSGSIHDPMANSVNHLPPPTELTESGVPIQNDNKLHPFGLLWSELESGQSKHSNMANMPSTKGRAVPFSANSDPAIAETWSDLHRKSSVSDPNLYPEMLTPRQLSHIEQEPSHYDLAEQIMSQQIRQQQQQQQQLQQRNMLSSFAHLNDSVLDPLQNQNIIHHQQLANHSSADLDHILALQRQAQLEQHQLQQQQQFHQQQKLLQEQQQSQVQQVLFEQLLRGQMHDPTLRQPHVDPVRANNVIDQVLLEQHIRRELQQRSHHLPRHVDPTMEQLIQAKFGTPQGHQTDLFELLSRAQHEQEQQMHARQLPMGIRQRMEEERHISSVWPAEESNQIFRNHAGNHGHRGHSSGFNPLDFYQRQQRASHEEHLNHLDRNLSLQDRLQQGFYEPGSLPFERSMSLPAGAPGMNLDVVNAMARAQGLDMQDTIGRMQSAGQSGQFSSGIPSHNAHHPHGPNQFHVSHLDAIEGHWPEKNDQLENDWMDARFQQLHINAERQKRESEIKNTSQDQNLWMSDGFNDENSKRLLMELLHQKSSHQPSEPLNATSNGMFPDKRLPSGHYSGSSSSNHLFNLHADQEAGVNNSFRVGSFGSNPGELLQEELASSVESNEKLMYRSNSGALADRESFLAGMNATSQSIYTHSNMISKSSIGKELSELEGRKRGSKSEGINMGRSFETQERMVEQAGLSATNNFEERSKNSHSMNSSSGVSGGNTGFYSDKIGRSNSFVEETAKDRVPITSKGQENILLRRPPVPSASASQEGLSEMTSDPVLRGKNSSAVSDGGRRDAAVNPVNQGSDAMASLKKEMQFRRTSSASDADVSEASFIDMLKSNTKKIPPMETHTTAGYPESSEAMQGGRGGKKKGKKGRQIDPALLGFKVTSNRIMMGEIQRIDD; encoded by the exons ATGGCGGACGGCAAGCTCGATCTCCCCGACGATCTCCTCTCCTCCAAACCCTCCGATCAGTCCTGGTCATCCAAAG CAGCCCCGGATAACAGCATACCGTTGTCACCCCAGTGGCTTTATGCCAAGCCAATTGAATCTAAGTTG GAAATGCGTGGTCCAACTTCTCTCGGGAACTCCACTGATAGCAACCAGAAGGAAGGTTGGCGGTTGGAAGGATCTGAGGACAAAAAAGATTGGAGGCGGCCTGCTACTGAGAGTGAAAATAGCCGTCGTTGGCGTGAAGAGGAAAGAGAAACTAGCTTGCTTGGTGGTAGAAGAGATCGCAGGAAAACAGAACGCCGTGCTGACAACATTCCATTGAGAGAGGCAACCGACAGTAAGGCATTGCCTACAACTGACAGGTGGAATGATGGCCGCGGTGATGTACGGCGTGATAGCAAATGGTCATCTAGGTGGGGTCCTGatgacaaagaaaaggaaccCCGAACTGAGAAGAGAACAGACATGGAGAAGGATGATGCTCACAGTAACAATGAGAGTCAGTCTCTTGGAGCTAATAACCGTTCAGCTGCTGAGCGTGAATCAGATTCTCGGGATAAATGGAGGCCACGCCATAGAATGGAGGTTCACACTGGGGGGTCGGCTACTTACCGTGCTGCACCTGGATTCGGAATAGAAAGAGGACGGGTGGAGGGTTCAAATTTGGGATTTACCCTTGGGCGAGGAAGATCAAGTGGTGTTGGGAGATCCACAGGCACTATTGGCTCTGCTCTTTCAGGAAAAAGTGAAAGTGTCCCTGGGAAACCAAGGCTCTCATCTGATGGTTTTTGCTACCCGAGGGGAAAGCTTCTGGACGTTTATCGGCAGCGAAAGCCTGAACTATCTTTTGATACCATGCCAGATGAGATGGAGGAGTCGCCCCCACTAACtcatgttgattttgttgaaccATTGGCTTTTCATGCCCCTGATGCCGATGAGGAG GCCATCCTTAGCGATATATGGAAGGGAAAGATTACAAGTAGTGGGGTAGTATACAATTCATTTAGAAAGGGAAGATCAACTGAAATTATTACAG GTGTGGGAGACTCAGAAGCTGCTGATGGAGTTCTGGGCAATTTGCCCTCAACTGTCACTCAAGAGACTAGCACCTTTGAGGAGGCTGCAAATGCTGATGACTACGGGACTTCGTGGAATTATGGTTCACAGAGGAATGCGATAAATG AAAAAGATGTTGGTCATAAAGAAAGTGATAACAGAGCTACTGAAGGAAAGGACCTTGATGGAATGTCCCTTTCAATTCCAAAAAGTAATGGTATCTATGGGGATGTTGAGACTGATGGTTCTTATGACAGTGCAAATCAGCTTAATGTTAGTGGCAGTAGGAAAATTGGAGATTCTGCCTTTTCCAATCAACCTGTACCTGATGACATTGAGTTTGCCAACTATTGTGAAATGAAATCCAAGCTTACCGACATTTCAAATACTCTCTATGGTTTGGCCTCTTCTGAGCAGAATGAGAATATCAACCTTAGAGTGAAAGAGTTAGAAACGGATGTTCATCTTGAGGGTTTGTGTTATTACTACCTTGATCCTCAAGGAGTGACCCAGGGGCCATATCAGGGGTTTGACATCATTTCGTGGTTTGAACAAGGTTTCTTTGGGACAGACTTGCTTGTTCGCTTGGAGGATGCTCCTGAAGGAACACCTTTCAGAGAGTTGGGGGAGTTCATGCCACATCTTAAATCTTGGGATGGGAATGGCACTATCATAGGTCCAAGTTCTAATCTAGAAGAATCTGGTGGCTTAGGAGGGAGTATGGAGTCCAGTTTACCCTTTTCTGCAGCAGTTTCAGACAgtaattatacatttctggGTAATGACCATCAGCGGCCCTTGCGTGAACTAGATAGCCTTTCAGCTCAGCATATTCAGCCAAGAATTTCTGAGCCTGAAGCTCGATTACAACTACATTCAAGGGGCCAAAGCTTTAATGATTTTGCTGAACCAGTTGAAG ATACTGTGTATCCTGGAATACATGGAACCGCTGCCTATTCTACTGCACGTTCTTCTGGGAGCATTCACGATCCTATGGCAAACTCTGTGAATCACCTTCCTCCCCCAACTGAACTGACAGAATCTGGTGTGCCTATTCAGAATGATAATAAGTTGCATCCATTTGGCTTGCTATGGTCTGAGCTAGAGAGCGGCCAATCAAAGCATTCCAACATGGCCAATATGCCATCCACTAAAGGGAGGGCTGTACCATTTAGTGCAAATTCTGATCCAGCAATTGCTGAGACTTGGTCTGATCTTCATAGAAAAAGTTCAGTCTCTGATCCGAACTTGTATCCGGAAATGTTAACTCCTCGCCAGTTGTCACATATTGAACAGGAACCCAGTCATTATGATTTAGCAGAGCAGATTATGTCGCAGCAAATTcgacagcagcagcagcagcagcagcagctccaACAGCGAAATATGTTGTCTAGTTTTGCACACTTAAATGATAGTGTATTAGATCCTTTGCAAAATCAGAATATTATTCACCATCAACAGTTAGCCAACCATTCTTCAGCAGATCTGGATCACATTTTGGCACTTCAGAGGCAGGCTCAGCTCGAGCAACATCAACtgcaacaacagcagcagttTCATCAACAGCAGAAGCTTTTACAGGAGCAACAGCAATCTCAAGTACAACAGGTGCTGTTTGAACAATTGCTGCGTGGTCAAATGCATGATCCTACACTTAGGCAGCCTCATGTTGATCCTGTAAGAGCAAACAATGTTATTGATCAGGTTTTATTAGAGCAGCACATTCGACGTGAACTTCAGCAACGGTCTCACCATCTTCCGAGGCATGTTGATCCAACTATGGAGCAGTTAATTCAAGCAAAGTTTGGTACACCTCAAGGACATCAAACAGATTTGTTTGAGCTACTGTCACGTGCACAGCATGAACAGGAACAACAGATGCATGCCAGGCAGTTACCCATGGGGATAAGGCAGCGgatggaagaagagaggcaTATCAGTTCTGTCTGGCCAGCTGAGGAATCAAATCAGATTTTCAGGAATCATGCTGGTAATCATGGTCACCGAGGGCACTCTTCTGGCTTTAATCCTTTGGATTTTTATCAGAGGCAGCAGAGGGCATCTCATGAGGAGCACCTGAATCACCTTGACCGGAATCTTTCTTTACAGGATCGACTTCAGCAAGGGTTTTATGAGCCTGGTTCACTCCCCTTTGAGCGGTCAATGTCATTACCTGCTGGTGCGCCAGGGATGAACTTGGATGTAGTAAATGCTATGGCTCGTGCCCAGGGTTTAGATATGCAGGATACCATTGGACGTATGCAGTCGGCTGGCCAGTCGGGTCAATTTTCGTCTGGAATTCCTTCCCACAATGCTCATCATCCTCATGGTCCTAACCAATTTCATGTTTCACATTTGGATGCAATTGAGGGACACTGGCCGGAGAAGAATGATCAGCTTGAGAATGACTGGATGGACGCTCGGTTTCAGCAGCTGCATATAAATGCTGAGAGGCAAAAAAGGGAATCAGAGATCAAGAATACTTCTCAGGATCAAAATTTATGGATGTCAGATGGATTTAATGATGAGAACTCAAAGAGACTATTAATGGAGTTGCTCCATCAAAAATCTAGCCATCAACCTAGTGAGCCGTTGAATGCTACGAGCAATGGGATGTTCCCTGACAAGAGACTGCCCTCCGGTCACTACTCTGGATCAAGCTCCTCAAACCACCTGTTCAATCTCCATGCAGACCAAGAAGCAGGTGTAAATAACTCATTTCGTGTAGGGTCATTTGGCTCCAATCCAGGTGAACTCTTACAGGAAGAGCTAGCCAGCAGTGTGGAAAGCAATGAGAAATTGATGTATAGATCTAATTCTGGAGCATTGGCTGATAGGGAGTCATTTCTGGCAGGAATGAATGCAACGAGCCAGTCAATTTACACGCATTCTAACATGATAAGCAAGTCTTCTATAGGTAAAGAACTTTCTGAGTTGGAGGGCAGGAAGCGGGGGTCCAAAAGTGAGGGGATAAATATGGGTCGATCTTTTGAGACTCAAGAACGAATGGTTGAACAAGCAGGGTTGTCAGCAACAAATAATTTTGAGGAGAGGTCAAAAAACTCCCATAGCATGAATTCTTCTTCTGGTGTTTCAG GTGGGAATACTGGTTTTTATAGTGACAAGATTGGCCGAAGTAATTCATTTGTTGAAGAAACTGCCAAGGATcg GGTTCCCATCACATCCAAAGGGCAAGAAAATATTCTGCTGAGACGGCCTCCTGTCCCAAGTGCTTCAGCATCACAAGAGGGATTATCAGAGATGACTTCAGATCCAGTTCTAAGAGGGAAAAATTCAAGTGCTGTTTCAGATG GGGGAAGGCGAGACGCAGCGGTTAATCCAGTAAACCAAGGTTCTGATGCTATGGCatctttgaaaaaagaaatgcaatTCCGCCGTACATCATCTGCCAGTGATGCTGATGTATCAGAGGCGTCATTTATTGATATGCTTAAGAGTAATACCAAGAAGATTCCTCCCATGGAAACCCACACCACAGCTGGATATCCAGAATCATCAGAAGCAATGCAAGGTGGCCGGGGTggcaaaaagaaaggaaagaaagggAGGCAAATTGATCCTGCCCTCCTTGGCTTTAAAGTCACCAGCAATCGTATAATGATGGGTGAAATTCAACGAATTGATGATTAG